The DNA sequence AACGCTAAGCCTAACCACATCATCTCTACTTCAAAGCCAGCAACCACAGAATGCGGCGTACCTAACGCGAATTGACCTAACATCATGACCACACCACCAAAGATGATGGACTTACGCTGGCCCCATACGTTGTCGGCCATCCAACCACCAAGTACAGGTGTGACGTAAACCAACATTGCGTATAAACCTAGGATGTTTAAGGCATTAGCTTGAAGTTCTTTTTGGTAAGCTTCTTGGGCATCTGCTGACAGAGGGTCGATACCGAAGTACGCCATATCCCAGCCCATTGCCGTTGCTGTTGCAAGGCTTGATAAATAAAGTACGAAGATACCACGCATACCGTAGTAACTCATGCGCTCCCACATTTCTGTTCCGAATAGCAGGAAGAGGCCTTTAGGGTGGCCTAACATCTCCCCTGCTGCGACAGGTTTGTTCATTGTGAACCCCTTTTTGTTCTAATATTTGTTGTAATATTTTTTGTATTAATAGATGTGCTTTGTTTTTCTATTTTACGTACAGTTTTAAATGTTAACCCCCGGTTTATACCGACATCACGGAGATTCTGCAAGGTTATGAGGGTCTAATGGATAAATAAGCAACAAAATTGCTGGCTAGTCACCACCTGGGTTGCTCAGAATATCGTATTTTCTGAGTTGTGGAATTTGATTTTGTAGCCGAGCTTCGATTTTATCAAGTGTTTTAAAGCGTTCACAAAACGCTTCTGCTTTTTGTGCAAGGCGGTTAGCGTTGTATTTCAGCGCTTGTTCGACGTTATTGGTTAACTCGTTAACGCTGTCATCTAAGTCTGATTGTTGGCCTTCGACGGCTCCTTCACTTCTTCGATACGCTTGGCCCATTGCCCCTAACATCACATTAAGTGAATCTGTGACTACGGATGAGATTTTTGACGAGAGCTCATCAGAGAAGAACTCGTCGAGTTCGTCCATTCCTTGCGGAGCAATATAGAAGTTGTCGCCAGAGCGAGAAAATCGTTTGAGGAGTGAATTTCGTAAATATAAAAACTGGGCTTGAGTTTCTTGTGATACATCCGTACCCGCCAAACCTGTAATTACTTTTTGTAAGGCGTCAAAGCCTAAATCCATGCTATCCATGGCAATGGTAACGATTTCTGGTAATTCTTTGCGTAGACCGCGGCTGAATTCTTTGAGTAAAAACCGCTCTTGGTCAGTTAACTCGATCATTTCGCCGCGAATAAACAATTGAGTATCGTGGTTTATTTGAACCTGAGTACGGCCACGTTCCATTACTCTGATGTGATCGGGTGAGATCAACAAGCCAAGCTCTAAACGAATGTGGCACTCATTGGCGAACGACTTATTGCCAAAAGGCATTAAGGTTGCCCCTGCGATGAGCAAAATAATGAAGAACTTATGAACCATGTACTAGACCAGATACTCTCTACTTAAGGCTTCTTATAAAAACGCTTTTACAAATGCGTTTTACCTATTTCAGTCTTAAGTGTCCAGTTTTGTGACATGAAAAGCCAAGTTATTCAGCGTACCTTACCATGCGTACGTAGTAATCTGCGTTTTTGTCATTACTGTCTATACGGCCGTTGTAAAAAGCAACAGACCAAGCTTCATCGCGTTTATTGGCGCTCGTATTAGGGGTCGAGGTCCAGTGACGCTCATCTGGCGTATTGGCAAAAATAGCTTGGTTGGCTGCGGGTTCAACACAGGTACGCTCAACGATTGAAGCGAGCTCTTTTACGTTAGGAACACGCCAATCGTCAAAGTTTCCTGCCGAATATGCCGTCGCGGTTTGCAAAGCTTGTTGCCAGGTAAGCCTCAATGCTTCACCGACGCACATTTCATTAGTCGCATCCCAAGTTTGACCGACCACACAACGCGCCCATGCCAACCCCGTTGTGGAGTCAATCACGTAATCCGAACTGATCCCTTCGGTAATAAAATTCTCACTTGGCGTTGTTTCATCTCCGGTTTCACAGCGCTGCTCTGCAAACAGATTAAAGCTCAAAAGTAACGTCGATAAGAAAGACGGAATGATCACAGTGGTAAAGTTGGATATGTTTTTCATTTGGTTCACTCTATCTATTAAGGGCGGCGTACTAACCGAACGTACGCGGAGGATGAAGATTTGATAGCTGAGTCATCACCATTGCTGACGTCGAGCACCCAATTGAATAACTCACCTCCACCTTCAACATTAATATCCGATACCCAATAAAACATATGGTTTAATGCAGCACGGTCAGGTGCGTATGGAAAAAACTCATTAGGTAACAAGCTATTTTGATCTGTGTCGCCATAATCCATGATCCCCATTAACTCTATATAAGTCGGTAGTCGCCAGTTGGCGCCGCCACAAAAGGCCTGATCATTTACCGCTTCAATATAGGCCTCGACCGAACAGACATAAGCAGATGGACATGAACCCACAGGGTTAGCTTCGTCAACGATTGAATAGTAGTTCTCGACTCCGCGCAAAGCACTGTACTGAGGTGATGCATTTGACTCTTTCACTTCCCAAACGAGGCCAGTGAAGTTGTCACGGACGCAGCTAAACACCAACGCGTCATTGCTTAGCTCATCGCCATTGACGTCAAATTTGGTAAAATCGAAGGTTTTTTCACCTGCACCGTATTTATCTATTGCATTGGCGACCGAGTCGCGACCTGAGTCTGCATCTTGGTTGGGATAATCCACATTGTCACAAGGGATCAGACCGTCATCGTCGTAACAATCAACGACACCCGTGTCATGTAATGTCCCCAAATTAAGTGGATTAACGGTGACGTTGACCGTATCCGTAGAGCTGTTGCCATTGCCATCGATTGCTTCAACCTGAAAACTCAGCGCTTCTGTAATGTCTACATTGGGCGCATAAAACTCGGCGATACATTGGTCAGCGTTGATTAAGTCAACACTGATGCCACTAATTTGTGTCCAAGTACAAGAAATCACATTGTCGACTGAGAAGCTGTTAGACGCATCGAGCTTTACTAGAGAGAACTCATTGACTGTCTGATCTTGGCCTGCATCCGGGCTGACCGTACCTGCCGCAGCAGCGACTGGAATG is a window from the Psychrosphaera ytuae genome containing:
- a CDS encoding Lcl C-terminal domain-containing protein; its protein translation is MRLFSVLFFTLLLTACGGSEPEGPSGANVASINLGSDMVVAEGQVIAITAVVYPTEGATTWTQIEGPAIEDFPTDAALELSVLAPQVDVDTDIVIEVVYVAPDGQRVDDQVTITVKNIPRNPVAVIDNTSSAVAPYKTFELITLSGKNSYDTDGEVRAYQWRQIDTHIPLQFFSATDGDTVTIQAPYVEALTHFQIELTVTDNFELIGTNIITIPVAAAAGTVSPDAGQDQTVNEFSLVKLDASNSFSVDNVISCTWTQISGISVDLINADQCIAEFYAPNVDITEALSFQVEAIDGNGNSSTDTVNVTVNPLNLGTLHDTGVVDCYDDDGLIPCDNVDYPNQDADSGRDSVANAIDKYGAGEKTFDFTKFDVNGDELSNDALVFSCVRDNFTGLVWEVKESNASPQYSALRGVENYYSIVDEANPVGSCPSAYVCSVEAYIEAVNDQAFCGGANWRLPTYIELMGIMDYGDTDQNSLLPNEFFPYAPDRAALNHMFYWVSDINVEGGGELFNWVLDVSNGDDSAIKSSSSAYVRLVRRP
- a CDS encoding DUF2884 family protein, with product MVHKFFIILLIAGATLMPFGNKSFANECHIRLELGLLISPDHIRVMERGRTQVQINHDTQLFIRGEMIELTDQERFLLKEFSRGLRKELPEIVTIAMDSMDLGFDALQKVITGLAGTDVSQETQAQFLYLRNSLLKRFSRSGDNFYIAPQGMDELDEFFSDELSSKISSVVTDSLNVMLGAMGQAYRRSEGAVEGQQSDLDDSVNELTNNVEQALKYNANRLAQKAEAFCERFKTLDKIEARLQNQIPQLRKYDILSNPGGD
- a CDS encoding Lcl C-terminal domain-containing protein is translated as MKNISNFTTVIIPSFLSTLLLSFNLFAEQRCETGDETTPSENFITEGISSDYVIDSTTGLAWARCVVGQTWDATNEMCVGEALRLTWQQALQTATAYSAGNFDDWRVPNVKELASIVERTCVEPAANQAIFANTPDERHWTSTPNTSANKRDEAWSVAFYNGRIDSNDKNADYYVRMVRYAE